CTTCAATCATTGACCAAGAAAGTACAAATGGTCTGGTTAAATAAACATGTACTGATGATGCTTGAATTACTTGCAGATATTGCCCATAGGGTAATGAACCGGTGAAGTGAACCCTTGATAAATCCAGTGGCACTTTTTTGAGCATGAAGTCTTTGTAGGTGACACCGTTTGGTAAAGCTTTACCGTAGCAAACTCTATCTGAACCAACAATGACTACATGACAATTTGGTCTGCGCTCTTGGATGTAAGCTATGCTTTCGATAAACTGGGGAAAACCACGATAAGGTTCCATTCCCCGCCCTACATAAGTGACTATTTCATCGACTCCAGATAAATCTAGGTTGGGCAATACTAGTTTGGCTCCTGGCTTGGGTTTAAAGTATTCTGTATCTACTCCATCATGCAGCACAGAAATTTTCTGATGAAATTCTGGGGGAAACTGGGCTTTTTGCCAATGAGTTGGTGAGAAACCGCGATCGCATGTATACAAATCTATTAATATAGGTGCGTTTTTTGTGCGAATACGTGCTACATCATCCACAGTCAGAGGATCGTTTGGGTCAAAATCTGAATCTGAACCATGAGCATGATAAAACCATTCAAAATAACACAATAGTGGTTTGTCTGGAAATGCATCCTTAATATATAAGGTAGGGCCCCAACCCGAATGACCGCATATTATATCAGGTACAAAGCCTTTTTGTTTTAGCTGGTCACATAATTTAAACACAGCTTGCCCATGCAATACTGCACTTTCTAGACTGCGAACATAATGATGGGTTGTGGGATGGGGTTCGCGGTTAAGTTCAAAAATCGCTTTATAGATACCAGGTATATTGACATCTTGATTTTTAGTACCAAAGACTACCTGATTTCTGGGGTCTTGAGCAAGAGCTAGAGCTACATGGCGATACTGCGCTGGAAAGTTAGAATGCAGAAACAGAACTCGCATAAATTCAAAAAAATGAAAAACCTGTAATTTTTTTTATGGACTCAGTATATCTGTCTATCTGTGTCTTATAAAGTTTTTGGGTGTCAGTTGTCAGTTGTTAGTGGTCAGTGGTCAGTGGTCAGTGGTCAGTGGTCAGTTGTCATTTGTCATTTGTCGTTAACACTCTCCCCATCTCTCCCTGCTTTGATTAAGATTTGCATAGAGAGCGATCGCTCTGGTTCACTGTCGGGTTATCTAAATAATCATGCAGGCGATCGCAACCTCCTTGTATCAACTCGTTTAATGATTCAATGTGCCACAGTTCAGCGATACCATCATCGCCTGCGGTAGCCAATAACTTGCCATCACTATTAAAACTAACGCTTTCGATTTCGGAACCTCGATGTCCTATCCAGGCTGCAAACTTTTGACCTTGTAAATTCCACAACTGCACTGTGCCTTTCTCCCCGCTACCGACAATCATTTTGCCATCGCGGCTAAATGCCACGGCTTTTAGTTTGATACCAGATACCTGGAATGGCTGTAGTGGCTGTTTACTTTGCAAATTCCACAAGCGAACAGTACCATCATCTCCGGCGCTGGCTATTTGCTTACCATCGGGACTGAACGTCACAGCATAAACAGGCCCTAGATGACCTTGAAATGTTTGAGGATTTGATTGACCTTGCAAATTCCACAAGCGGACAGTACCATCATCTCCAGCGCTGGCTATTCGCTTTCCATCTGGACTAAAACTGACACTGTTGACTTTGCCTTGATGACCTTGAAATGGCTGTGCTAACTGTTGACCTTGCAAGTTCCACAAGCGGATAGTTCCATCATCTCCGGCGCTGGCTATTTGCTGACCATCTAGACTAAAACTGACACTGTTGACTTTGCCTTGATGACCTTGAAATGGCTGTGCTAACTGTTGACCTTGCAAGTTCCACAAGCGGATAGTTCCATCATCTCCGGCGCTGGCTATTCGCTGACCATCTGGGCTAAAACTGACACTGTTGACTTTGCCTTGATGACCTTGAAATGGCTGTGCTAACTGTTGACCTTGCAAGTTCCACAAGCGGACAGTTCCATCTTCTCCAGCGCTGGCTATTCGCTGACCATCTAGACTAAAACTGACACTGTTGACTTTGCCTTGATGCTCTCTAAATTTTACCTGCTGGTCGTTTAAGTTCCACACACGCACAGTCCCATCATCGCCAGCACTAACTATTTGCTGACCATCTTTGCTGATACTGACGCTTCTAACAGGCCCTTGATGCCCTACAAGTTTATCTAACTGCTTACCCTGCAAATTCCACACACGAACAGTGCCATCTCCAGCTGCGCTAGCTAGTTGCTGGCCATCATGGCTAAATGCCACATCCCAGACTCTACCTTCATGACCTCTAAACTCTGCAAATTGCTGACCTTGCAAGTTCCAAAGGCGAACAGTATTATCTTCTCCTGCTGTCGCTAGTCGCTGACCATTTGGGCTAAATTTGATACTGCTGATATCGTCTTGATTCCCTTTCCATTCTTTCAACAGCTTACCTTGCAAGTTCCACAAGCTAATAAAACCATCATCACCAGCGCTAGCGATGATTTTATCGTCTGGACTAAACGCTACGCCCCAGACTAGCTTTTGTTCTTGTTTTTCAGGCACAAGCTTCCTTGCGAAAGGTTGTCCAATAGAGTTGCCTTGTAAGTCCCACAAGCGGACAGTATCGTTTGCTCCTCCGGTAGCTAAAAGCTGACCATTTGAGCTAAAAGTAATACTTTTGACAAAGCCTTGCTGTGCTTGCCATTCTTTGACAAGATTACCTTGTAAGTTCCACAGGCGGACAGTATCATTGCGACCGGCGGTAGCTATTAGTTGACCATTTGGACTAAAAGCAAGATTATTAACCAAGCTTTGCTGTGCTTGCCATTCTTTGTCAAGATCACCTTGTAAATTCCACAAGCGGATAGTGTCGTTATCTCCAACACTAGCCAAAAGCTGATTATCTGGGCTAAGAACGCTCCTGACTGTACCTTTATACCCTTCCAAGCGAATACGTTCTCTGACTGAATAAACTGCTTCTTGCAGCGTTCCTCTCACTTGATTTTGTAGCTGCTCACCTGGATGAAATATTTTCAAAAGTGACTTTCCTGCTCGTAGGCTATAAACCAACGCATCTAACCCTTGCTCCTGTAGCTTTGCTTCTGCCGTTTCTCTAGAAGCACTGGTTTCACCAATCTTTGCATTTCTTTGACTATTCAACGCCCACAAAGTCAACGCGCTTAAACCTAAGATAACTGCGATCGCAATCCGCCATCGCAAACTAATATTATGGCGTTTTTGTAAAACACTTTGCTGGACAAACTCAGCTTCTACTTGATTAAACCAGTTATCATTTGATTGTAATTCTCTATTTAATACATCTAAATAAGGATTCGTATTCCAAAGAAATTGCACAGGTTTTTCTCTCAAGCTCTCTTGCTGATTGTGTCTTGATGGCCATTTTCGCACAACTAAATTCTTGATTTTACTAAAAAATAAATCTTCTATTCTGTAGAGCCTAGTATCTAACAAACTAATTACAGGTTCAAATTTTGTTAATAACCCTGATGTTTTTTTTTGGTTTTTAACACTTTGCCATTCCAAAGCTGCTGGTGTTACTCGCCGTTGTAAAATTAATTTTTCTTCTTGTTCTTGTTTCCAGATTAATAGCTTTTGCCATCCCCGCACTAAGGCATCATGGGCAGGTTCTACATAAAGATTACCCTCTATATCTTGCCCTTCCACTAATAACCGTGCATCTGTAAAACGCCTAATTATTTCTTGGACTCGCTGATTTTCAGTTGGTGGATATTCTAATTCAGATAATGGCACTCGCCGCCTTGCTAATTCACCACCACCTACTGCTATCATTCGCAGCATCACATGACGGATGCTATCTGCATAAGCTGGATCTAGTTGAACTAATTGATTGTATTCGCTGTCAGCTCGTTGGGTAAGACTCCGTGCTACACCTCCTAATTCTTGATAGTCTGTTTCAGTTATTGCTCTATCGATTGTTGTACCGTTAATTTGAGCGATTTGTTGCCGCTTTAAATATTTGAGATAAAGTTCACTCAATGTAAAAGATAATAAAGGCAAAGCTCCGGGCATATCTGCGACTTCATCAATTAGCCTGTCTATCAAAGGAAATTGAGGATTTTCAGACTGAAAGTACATCACCCGTTTTGATGCAGGTTCTTCAATTGCTTGTCGCAGTTCAAATCGTGTCATTTGCGGCACGATAAATCGGGAGTTTGTCCAATATTGTTTCAGTTCAGTATCTTGAAATTGTGGTTCAAAGTCACTGCGTAATGTCAGTAAAAGTCGCAAACTATTGGAATAATTATTGATTATTTGTGCTAATAATTGGAGAAAAATTTCTCGCTCTTGCCCGTCTTTACATAAAGTTACGATTTCTTCTAATTGGTCAATTATTAATAGCAATTTTGCATTGGGATACTGCTGAATGAAAGCAGCAATTCTCCGATGAATAATCTCTAATTTTTCTTCAGTACTAAAGTTGGTAATGGAAACACCTGGTAAGTTTGTCTGGGCCAGTGTATTATTTAAAGCTTTGAGTGGTGATTCTCCTGGTCGGATAGCTGGTAGAATGTACCACTGATGCTGATTTGATTCGGTATTTAATTGTTTGAGGCAAGGTATCAAACCCGCTTTGACTAAACTTGATTTACCGCTTCCAGACGCTCCCAATACTACAGTTAATGGTTGCTGATTGACAAAATTATATAGTTTTTCAGTTAATGTTTGTCTACCAAAGAATAAATCACTTTGTTCTTCTTCAAAGGATTTTAATCCACGATAAGGATTTTGGGATGCGTCGAGGGGAGGGGCTGGTGGTAAGTTTAATATATGTCCGGGTGTGAGAAAGATATATTCACCTTTGTCATGTTTTTTCAAAGGCCAAATACCAGGGGTTTGTCTTTGACGATTGCCGACAGTTGCAGGCTCGACGCGATCGCGCAAATATAAATACAATTCCGTAGCAGTAATTACCCCATCGCCAGCAGGTTGACCATGACTAGCAGCAGGATAAACATCTGCGTTTCCTGCTAAAGCTTCTAATAATGCTGCTGCAAAAGGCGAATGAGTACCGCGACCACGTTCGGTGTTAATTGCAAAGGCATCTAAAGCTTTTTGGTCATAGGCGGCAGAAGTAATTATCTGCCATGCTGGGTCTTGAATAAAGCGATCGTAACGTTCTTGATAAATTACTTCTGGGACAGTAGAAAAATCTCTGGTACTCGACCACCGAAAAGCGCCAGCAAAGCAGCAGTCAAGGATTCCCAAAAAATGGCGACAGGGTAATTTCTCAAGAGCTGCTTGCAACTGAGTCATTGGTAGGTAAGTTTGTACATCTTCTGATTTGGCATCTTGAGGAATTAAATAACCTTCAGGCCCATCTTCACCATTTAGGGCAATTCCATGACCGGCAAAGTAAAATAGCAGTCGGTCATCTGGCTGAACTTGTCCAGGAAGAGTTTTATTTAACAGTTCATGCAAGTTTTTCAGAGTTGCTAGTTCATCTAAACACACCCAGATATGGTATTCATGCTGTTGGCGCAGAACCTCAACCAATTTTTTGGCATCATTTACGGCGTTTTGCAGGGAAGGAATGCCCTTGCCGTAATTGTTAATTCCAATCACAAATGCTAGATTGCGTGAGAATTTCGACATATGGAGTGGGGAGCGGGGGGGCAGGGGAAAAGAAAAGGTTTATATACACTTCACCTGTTGCGCCAAAACTTATGCAATCAAAAATATAAATGAGTGTGGTCAGTCATCCGTCATCAGTCATCTATAATGACTGGATTGATTTTGATTTTGGGGTTGTGCGTTTTTAGGTTGTTGGGAAATCAACAAACCAATCACTCCTAATATTGCTATTGTTCCAATAACTGCGACCATGAACCATTGGGGTTTTTCTTCTAAGGTTGGAGAATTGTTGTTAGTGGTATCATTAATAGCGATCGCAGTTTCAGAGTTGTTCACTTGTTCTACTGCTGTGGTTTCACTGGTGACTTGCACTACTGAGGGTGCTGTTGTTGTAGGGGTAATTTCTTGTTGCGAGTTTAGATTAATTCTTGTTACGGATTGATGCAATTTTTGACAAGTCTCTGCTAGTGCTGCAATCCCAGCGCTATGGGTGAAGTAGACAAGATGGTCGCAAGCAACTTGTTGAATTTGGGGTTGGGGCTGGCGATCGCTACTCACATTTGTAATACTGTACACTGTGGCAAAGATGTCGTTTGGTTCTCCAAAGAAAGGCACTGCTACAGTTTTATTAAACAATTTCCGCAGCAGTCGCTCAATAGGGTTGAGTTGATTGTTTTGTGAGTCAACAGCAGCAGCGATGATTGATGTGTCACCAGCAATAATTGTGTAACCAACACCAGGGTCAGCACTAGCAGCTAAGGTTTTCAATAATTCTGAGTCTGGGCGCATCTGGTCTAAGGAAACATCAATTTTTTCAATGGCTTCAACACTTTTATTGATTGCTTTCAGCAATGTTCCTAACACTGGTACAGGCCAAGTCATTGCTGATAAACCATTTAACCCAATACTCAAAGTGGCTAACGCCCAATCTTGGAGAGTAGACCAAGGTGAACCTGCATTTGGTGTACCTAACATGATTAAGTGTTGAACAACTTGATTACCTGCTTCACGTTCAATAAACCAGCGAGCAATTAAGCCGCCTGTGGAGTGGGCGATAATATGTAATACTTTGCCGTGATTTTCTCCTAAATTAATGGCGGCAAGTTTTTGTTTGAGTTGTCTGGCATTTTCTTCAATTGATGTATTGAGGGTTTCGTAATCAAAGGAGAGAACTAAATCATATAAATCACCCAGTTTTGCTTTTTGTACACTGCCAAGTATGCTTGGTGTTTCACCTAAAAAGCCGTGAATGTATAGAACAATTCGGTTTGCTTGACTAACTCGTGTTTTAATCTGGTCTATTTGCCTGGTATATCTAATAGTTTCATCGGAAATTACATCAGCGATCGCTAAAGCTGGATAATCAAATTTTAAACCCAGTTTTTCACTGACTATTTTTTGAAACAGAATTTTGATAGAACCCCCCAGGGAACGACTGTTTTCACTGACAGGCTGGATTAAGCGTTCTAGGATAATTTCTGTTTTACCATCAAGGGTACTTTGAGCGCGTCCTAAAGGCAAGAAAAACTCGCCATCATAGCTGATGGGTAATAATTGCTCGTCTGGTCTTAATGGTGTGTCCACAATTAATTTCAAAGGTTGAGCAGGTGTCACCACCGTTGCATCTTCAACTTGAGTTAATTCTAATACATTGCCAGTTGGTTCATTGCCACGAGTGACAGGAAATTGAAAAGATTGAATGCCTGAACGAGTTTGCTGTAATATCGTCGGCAAAATATTATTGTTTACATCTCTGGTGGATGAATTAATTGTAGTTAGATGAGCATTAGCTTTGAAAGTAGGATGTGATTGCAACTTGACACCAGTTGCTAAGAAAATACTGGCGTTTCCTCTAGGAATCGATTGTTGGGGGCGGATAGTTGTTATGGTAATTTGACTTGTCACCCAATCGTTATATTCTTCTTCGTCATCTGTTTTGATACTAAAATCACGGCTTTGAATGCGATGCATTAAACGGTTGAGTGTTCCTTTTTGTATCGGTTTTAATGCTTTTTTTATATGGGGCAAATCTAATTTGTCTTGTTCAAGTAATGTCGCGTCAAATTCAGATGTACTGACAATCAATTTGTAGATATCAGTAAATTCGGTAATTCCCTGTGTTAATACTTCGTTGGGAATCACCGATATAAAAGTTTGACCTCCTAATGCCCAAGCTTCTTGTCCTGGTTCTAGCCAAACTCCTCCAGTTACAAACAAA
Above is a window of Nostoc sp. UHCC 0702 DNA encoding:
- a CDS encoding glycosyltransferase family 4 protein, which translates into the protein MRVLFLHSNFPAQYRHVALALAQDPRNQVVFGTKNQDVNIPGIYKAIFELNREPHPTTHHYVRSLESAVLHGQAVFKLCDQLKQKGFVPDIICGHSGWGPTLYIKDAFPDKPLLCYFEWFYHAHGSDSDFDPNDPLTVDDVARIRTKNAPILIDLYTCDRGFSPTHWQKAQFPPEFHQKISVLHDGVDTEYFKPKPGAKLVLPNLDLSGVDEIVTYVGRGMEPYRGFPQFIESIAYIQERRPNCHVVIVGSDRVCYGKALPNGVTYKDFMLKKVPLDLSRVHFTGSLPYGQYLQVIQASSVHVYLTRPFVLSWSMIEAMSTGCLVLGSDTAPVREVIEDGKNGLLVDFFSAQKIAERVDEVFNHPTRMAELRENARKTALERYALANLLPQHLQLIKDVASKGSKPSMPYTQ
- a CDS encoding caspase family protein, giving the protein MSKFSRNLAFVIGINNYGKGIPSLQNAVNDAKKLVEVLRQQHEYHIWVCLDELATLKNLHELLNKTLPGQVQPDDRLLFYFAGHGIALNGEDGPEGYLIPQDAKSEDVQTYLPMTQLQAALEKLPCRHFLGILDCCFAGAFRWSSTRDFSTVPEVIYQERYDRFIQDPAWQIITSAAYDQKALDAFAINTERGRGTHSPFAAALLEALAGNADVYPAASHGQPAGDGVITATELYLYLRDRVEPATVGNRQRQTPGIWPLKKHDKGEYIFLTPGHILNLPPAPPLDASQNPYRGLKSFEEEQSDLFFGRQTLTEKLYNFVNQQPLTVVLGASGSGKSSLVKAGLIPCLKQLNTESNQHQWYILPAIRPGESPLKALNNTLAQTNLPGVSITNFSTEEKLEIIHRRIAAFIQQYPNAKLLLIIDQLEEIVTLCKDGQEREIFLQLLAQIINNYSNSLRLLLTLRSDFEPQFQDTELKQYWTNSRFIVPQMTRFELRQAIEEPASKRVMYFQSENPQFPLIDRLIDEVADMPGALPLLSFTLSELYLKYLKRQQIAQINGTTIDRAITETDYQELGGVARSLTQRADSEYNQLVQLDPAYADSIRHVMLRMIAVGGGELARRRVPLSELEYPPTENQRVQEIIRRFTDARLLVEGQDIEGNLYVEPAHDALVRGWQKLLIWKQEQEEKLILQRRVTPAALEWQSVKNQKKTSGLLTKFEPVISLLDTRLYRIEDLFFSKIKNLVVRKWPSRHNQQESLREKPVQFLWNTNPYLDVLNRELQSNDNWFNQVEAEFVQQSVLQKRHNISLRWRIAIAVILGLSALTLWALNSQRNAKIGETSASRETAEAKLQEQGLDALVYSLRAGKSLLKIFHPGEQLQNQVRGTLQEAVYSVRERIRLEGYKGTVRSVLSPDNQLLASVGDNDTIRLWNLQGDLDKEWQAQQSLVNNLAFSPNGQLIATAGRNDTVRLWNLQGNLVKEWQAQQGFVKSITFSSNGQLLATGGANDTVRLWDLQGNSIGQPFARKLVPEKQEQKLVWGVAFSPDDKIIASAGDDGFISLWNLQGKLLKEWKGNQDDISSIKFSPNGQRLATAGEDNTVRLWNLQGQQFAEFRGHEGRVWDVAFSHDGQQLASAAGDGTVRVWNLQGKQLDKLVGHQGPVRSVSISKDGQQIVSAGDDGTVRVWNLNDQQVKFREHQGKVNSVSFSLDGQRIASAGEDGTVRLWNLQGQQLAQPFQGHQGKVNSVSFSPDGQRIASAGDDGTIRLWNLQGQQLAQPFQGHQGKVNSVSFSLDGQQIASAGDDGTIRLWNLQGQQLAQPFQGHQGKVNSVSFSPDGKRIASAGDDGTVRLWNLQGQSNPQTFQGHLGPVYAVTFSPDGKQIASAGDDGTVRLWNLQSKQPLQPFQVSGIKLKAVAFSRDGKMIVGSGEKGTVQLWNLQGQKFAAWIGHRGSEIESVSFNSDGKLLATAGDDGIAELWHIESLNELIQGGCDRLHDYLDNPTVNQSDRSLCKS
- a CDS encoding caspase family protein, whose amino-acid sequence is MIMNIYALLVGIDEYVSPVPPLRGCVNDITAVKEYLLGRVKSDGYQLHLRTLLNQEATRQAIIDGFRQHLCQAGSEDVAFFYYSGHGSQEQAPEEFWSLEPDRLNETLVCYDSRSLGSWDLADKELAKLIAEVAKKNPHIAIIMDCCHSGSGTRGDLETETAVRKAPIDYRQRPLNSFLLSLPEVDQLLNSRSLTKNSTGWTLPTGSHILLAACRDIEEAKEYNAEGQSRGAFSYFLLDTLKKANGSLSYRDLFKRTHALVRSKVTSQSPQIEATVIGDLEQPFLGGAIAARTPYFTVSYDQNYGWTIDGGSIHGIPQPPADETTILALFPFDTPTAQLHQLSAAIGEAEVTQVLPQLSKVQINDVTDLNLQTTFKAVIISLPLPPKGVLITGENAGVELARNALMKAGPQNQPSLYVRQSLYCAVLDLTQQYKVDAGLFVTGGVWLEPGQEAWALGGQTFISVIPNEVLTQGITEFTDIYKLIVSTSEFDATLLEQDKLDLPHIKKALKPIQKGTLNRLMHRIQSRDFSIKTDDEEEYNDWVTSQITITTIRPQQSIPRGNASIFLATGVKLQSHPTFKANAHLTTINSSTRDVNNNILPTILQQTRSGIQSFQFPVTRGNEPTGNVLELTQVEDATVVTPAQPLKLIVDTPLRPDEQLLPISYDGEFFLPLGRAQSTLDGKTEIILERLIQPVSENSRSLGGSIKILFQKIVSEKLGLKFDYPALAIADVISDETIRYTRQIDQIKTRVSQANRIVLYIHGFLGETPSILGSVQKAKLGDLYDLVLSFDYETLNTSIEENARQLKQKLAAINLGENHGKVLHIIAHSTGGLIARWFIEREAGNQVVQHLIMLGTPNAGSPWSTLQDWALATLSIGLNGLSAMTWPVPVLGTLLKAINKSVEAIEKIDVSLDQMRPDSELLKTLAASADPGVGYTIIAGDTSIIAAAVDSQNNQLNPIERLLRKLFNKTVAVPFFGEPNDIFATVYSITNVSSDRQPQPQIQQVACDHLVYFTHSAGIAALAETCQKLHQSVTRINLNSQQEITPTTTAPSVVQVTSETTAVEQVNNSETAIAINDTTNNNSPTLEEKPQWFMVAVIGTIAILGVIGLLISQQPKNAQPQNQNQSSHYR